ACTGCTGTATTACTTATATAAAAAAAGTTGAAATTATACGGTAAAAATATGTGAATCCATCAATGAATATATGAAAGACATATAAAAAGGAAACATTACTGATGAACCAAAGTTAATTTAATTTAGGAGGTTAGACGATGAACCATATTACAAGAGAAGAGGCATTAGATTTATTAAAAAAATATAACAAGGAGCTTTTCCATATTCAGCATGCACTGACTGTTGAGGCTGTTATGAAATGGTATGCCAAAGAATTAGGCTATGGAGATGAGGCAGACTATTGGGGAATTGTTGGATTATTGCATGACATCGATTTCGAATTATATCCAGATGAACACTGTCTTAAAGCACCAGAATTGCTGCGTGAAGCTGGTGTAGGGGAAGATATAATTCATAGCGTTGTTTCTCATGGCTATGGAATTACTGTAGGATGTGGTGCTACAATTGATGTTGTCCCTGAGCATGAAATGGAGAAAGTCCTCTTTGCTGCAGATGAGTTAACAGGGCTAATTTGGGCGGCAGCTCTTATGCGTCCTTCAAAAAGTACAAAGGATATGGAACTAAAATCTCTTAAGAAGAAATACAAAAGCAAAGGTTTTGCTGCCGGCTGTTCAAGAGAAGTAATCGAGCGAGGTGCAGAGCTGCTAGGATGGGAGCTTGATAAGCTTCTTTCTATGACCCTTCAGGCAATGGCCGATAGCGAAGATGTCATTAATCAGCAGCTACAATAGTCTAAAAAGCCTGGCAAAAAGAACCATGAAGAGAATGTAGTATAGTTTGCGCTCATATCTAATAACGTAGAGGAATCAAAAAGTTATATGAGAGATCATTTAGTAAAAATGTTTCCAAATAATTGACAATATATCTAAAATATAATATAATCTTGATAATTATTAAGCAAATAAGGATGGCGAAAGCCTCCTTTTTTAATACCTATTAAACCTAGTATTAAGATAGGTATACTTTAAATTAAGCTACATATCTTTTTATGCAATGAAGGAGGGTGTTACTATGTCATGTTTTATTGTACCGGTCGCAGAAGCTGTAGTGACGACCATCGTGACAAAAGTCATTGAAAATAAGGAAAAGAAACAGGATGCAGAAAAACTTGAACAAGGTATCCGTGTTTCCTCATTTGACAAGGAACGTTTTTCGAACAAACTGAGGAGACTAAATTATTTGCTTTGGGGAGGCGCGGGACTTCTTGCATTTGAGCATTTATGGCATGGAGAAATTCAACCGTTCTTCCCATTCCTTACAGCTGTAAACAATCCAGCTGATATGGCAGAAATGCTGCATGAAATATCTACAGTGGGTGTCTCGATGGCGGTCCTTGTAACAGCTTCATGGGGTATTGCAACTTATGTAACCACACGCATTGAGAATAGGAAAGAATCTTTGATAAGCGCTGTGGAAATGAAAGGGGCTAATTAATGACGCTGTTATTAACTATACTAGCTGCTGTGATTACAACAGTGATTTGGTACTGCAATGAAAAAGCACGTCAGTTAAAGGTTGGTACCTTATGCTATATGTTCTGGGGTGCTTCTATGATGTGGCTGGTAGATGCTATTTTTGAATATGCAAAGTTGAGGGCAGAATATTTTACCCCTGCGGCTGAAGATATGCTCAATGATACTTTTCTTGGTGTATCCGTAATAACCTTGGCGTTAGTTATATGGGTATTAATATTGCTTGTAAAAGATCCTCAGAATGTTGTAAAACAGGCGCTTAGGAAAAATTAAGGATCGCTTTTGCCATATTATTGGTGTGTTGTAAAAATGCCGCCAGTTAAGAAAGGAAAAATTCTTAATTGGCGGCGTTTTGCTGTATCAATATATTTTTTGAAAATATATTTGCTAGACATAGATATTTGTGTAATGACAATTCGTTCCTGGTATATATTTTGGTTTTGTTCGGGGTGTCTATTCTAAGTCTTTTTTCAGTGCTCTGAGCTTAAGACTGCAGTGTACCAGAAGGTAAATGTAAAGAACAAGCATTAGTGACCAGAAAACAGTAAATACAGCACTGACAGCGCTATCAAACATCTTTAATGTATTAGGAATTACACAGCTCAGGAATATTATAAGAAGTGGAAGCATACGTGTTTTCATTATATGTGAGATCATGTTTGCACGAGAAGTGTTGTCAGAAAAAATCTCTCCGTCATTCTCATTTGTTATGCTGGAAGTAGATTTTCTGAAATACAGCCAGCCCACACAGTGGCCGAGATACTCCCAGCCGTAATCCTGAACCATTTGCATATAATCTTCATTTTCCTTGTTGTTTCTAAAATCAAGTCTATAGATCACATCTTCCGGTGGGCATTTTTCAAAATGATAGAAATAGGGAGGAACCATTTTAGTCAGCTTCCAGCCTTTCTTATGTTCTTCTCTTAGCCATATTTCTTCTTCCTTAAAGTCGGCAATTGTATAAAAACGAATTTTTAATTTGGTTTCACCCATGTTATATCTCCTCCCGACTGTTTTTATATAAACGTTCAATTCGACTTATTTCAATATTGAGTATTTCTTGTCCGAGTGAGGTTATTTTATAAAGTTTTCGCTTGTTCTCTTCGCAAAAGAATTCAATCAAGCCGTCTTTTTCCATTTTTGATAGTGTCCCGTACATTGTTCCCGGACTAATGGTAACCTCACCATTGGTCATTTGCTTTACCTGTTGGCTAATTCCATAGCCATGTTGTGGCTTTTGAAGGCAAAACAGGATATAAAAACCTGTTTCTGTCATAGGTATATATATTCTTCTAATTTTGTCGTTCATACGTCCTCCTTATATATATCAATTCGATACATCGAGATTCGATATAAAAATTATATCGAGATTCGATGTAATTGTCAATAGAAAAGATAAAAAATATCTTCTCAGCGATCAAGGGCAGGGGCGTCGTGAGTCCTCATACGTATAAAGACATAAATTATTTTTGTAAGGTTGACATTACAAAACATGGCGAGTATACTGTGAGTAAAGTCAACCTTACAGGAAGGAGTTTTTAATGAAAAATCGACTTAGAAAATTAAGAGAGCAGAAAGGTTTAACCCAAGAGCAGCTGGGAGAGATAGTGGGTGTTTCCAGACAGGCAATTAACGCCATTGAAACAGAAAAGTTTGAACCCTCTATTTGGCTTGCTTACGACATATCACAAGTGTTTGGATGTACTATTGAAGAAGTATTTTTATTTGAAGAAAGTCCAAGAAAATCCCGTGCAGACAGCAGCAGAAGGAGGAATACAAATGGCAATAAGAAACTTGCGATATAACAATGACAGCATTTTGCGTAAAAGATGTAAAGAAGTAACTCAGATTGATGACAAGATCAGGCAAATTCTTGAGGATATGATGGATACACTTCATCATACTGAAAACGGTGCTGCATTGGCAGCCAACCAAATAGGAATTCTAAAACGATTGGTAGTAATTGATTATTGTGGATATACGCTTAAACTAATCAATCCACAAATCATAGAATCTAGCGGTGTCCAAGAATGTATAGAAGGATGTCTTAGTTTTCCCAATCGTTTTGTAAAAACCATTCGTCCTCAAAAAGTGACAGTTAGAGCTTTGAATGAAAATGGTGAAGAAATTATAGTGACAGGCGAAGATAAAATGGCCAAATGCTTTTGCCATGAACTAGAGCACTTAGACGGAGAAATTTTTTTGGATAAAGCGATTGAGGAAATAGAGATATAAATTGTTAGAGACAAAAGATATTTTGTTAAGGCTTATAAGGACAAGTTATTTAAATAGAAAACTATCCAGAGGGTTGGGTAAAATTGTTTTGCTCTTTTTCCTCCTAAAGTGGTATAATGTGCTTAAAGGATTCTACATTATTCGACAGTATAGGAGGCTAGATGTTGATGCAGCAAGATCATTACAATGTCCAAAGAGTTCATCGAGTGAATATTTTAATAACGATTGTTTTAGTTTTTTTAATCTGTATACCGGTTGTATTGACTAGGGGTATTACGGGGGCTATGGCGATTATCATAGCGGGGCTATCGGTCTTAATAATGAGCGTAATTGTTTATTTTTTACCAATCAAAAATTATGTAAAAGGATTTTGTCTGTCTTTATTGCCGTGCATAGTGATTATCGCGCTTTTCGTGGCAGATGGGTATAGTTTAAATAAGCACTATATTATACTTTTGACTATAGCTATGGTCACACTCTATTTTAAGAAAGAGCTCATTCTATTACTAGGGCTATTGATTGATATGGCATATATCTTTTTGTTTTTCTCATTCCCTGAAAGCTTGTTAGGGATCAATAAAGATCTTAGAGGATTTTTTACAGTCTTTTTTATTATAAATGCAATTATTATTCTATTGTACCTATTGACAAAGTGGGGGCGACAACTCATAAAAGATGCCTATCAAAAAGAGCTCGAAGCTGAAAATCTTGTAAACAAGTTAACGTCAGCTTTTAATTCAATCGAAGAAGTTTCGGATTTGCTTGATGAACATATTACGAGTTTTAAAAATGATATTAATACAATTTATCATTCAAGCAAAGGAATAATAGAATCCGTGGAACAAATGAGCAATTGTATACAGGAAGAAGCAGAAAGCGGAAATATCATCAATGACTCAATGAGTCAATCTGTGACTAAAATGGGTGAAACAATTAATATTAGTAAGAATATTGTTATGGAATCCCAAAGCATGAATGCAAAGGTTCAGGAAGGCTGGCATAAAATCAATCAAGTTACAAACTACATGGATACTGTTGGTTCTACTATCAGTACGACTACGCTGACGGTTTCTGATCTACAGATGAGTCTTGAAAGAGTAAATGATTTACTAAATAGTATCCAGGCAATCTCTAATCAGACAAATTTGCTAGCCCTAAATGCTGCAATTGAATCTGCACGGGCAGGGGAGCATGGAAAGGGATTTGCAGTAGTTGCCGAAGAAGTAAGAAAACTGGCAGAACAGAGTTCTCGTATTACTTCGGATATTGCTGAGGTAACCACAGAGTTATCGAATAAGTCGAAAGAAGCACAAGAACAATCCATCCAAGGTGAAGCTTCCATTACAGAGGGAAGAAGATTGCTTAAGGAGATTTCTGCGTATTTTGAAGAAATTAAAAACGCTTATAAAAATATTGATAAAGGGTTATCAAACGGGATAAACGAAATAGCGTTAACTGTGGACAATTTCGCCAGGATTCAAAATCAAATTGAAAACGTGTCTGCAATCTCGCAACAAAATGCAGCAGCAACTGAGGAGATTATATCAACTGTAGAAAACGAACACTCATTGATTACTTCGATTAACACAGCTGTTGCTGAAATAAAGGAGTTAAGTCAAAAACTTCGTGAAATGACAAAAAATTAGGGATAAAAAAGGGACATTTGTCGCCGTTATGAAACTAAAGCAAGCCTAAAGGATTGATAGGGTTAAATCCATTATCCCTATCAATCCTTTTAGGTTGTTTTTAGGACGAAATTATTGTATAACATTATTAGTTAGAAAGCAGGTGATTTCTTTATTCCCTGAGCAGTTTAATGGTGAGACCTTATGTTAATTTGCGGGAAATTTGGACAAACAGGCAGCGATAAACAAAATCATAAATTTCGGTACGAAACAGATGATACATTTAAGGCGAAGCAAAAAATAATACGATGGAAATCATAATGAATTTACTGCTTATGTTAGGTGGAGTTGCTGTATTCATGTTTGGCATGAAGCAGATGAGCTCTGGTTTGGAAAAAAGCGCAGGTTCAGGGATACGAAATCTTTTTAAGAAATTCAATAAAGATAGAATTCTTAATTATGGAATCGGAATAGGGGCTACCGCACTTGTCCAATCTTCTTCAGCGACTTCGATCATGACAGTCGGACTTGCCCATGCAAACATTGTAACCGTTAAGCAAGGCGCAGGCTTTATTTTAGGAGCAAAAGTGGGTACCACGCTTACAGCATTTTTATTTGCCCTTTCAGGCATCGGCAAAGGCAGTTTTAATATAAGCTATGTTTTTTCAGCGATTGCATTTGTTGGTGTTATGATTGTTTTTGCCACCAGCAACGAAACCCTTAATAAAATTGCACCATTGTTAATCGGATTTGGAATGTTGTTTATCGGAATGGAAGTAATGGAAACTGCAATCGGCGGTGCAGATTCTATGTTGAGTATTCAACTTTCAAAAGTATTTCAATATGATATCATGCAAAACCCTATCTTATTGGTTATATTAGGAATTCTCTTTACAGGCATCATACAGTCATCTACTGCAGCAACCGGTGTTTTTATCGCTTTCTTGGCTACGGGAGTTATTCACAGTATAGATCAATCGTTTTTCTTGGTGATGGGTGCAAATATAGGAACCTGTATTGATGGTATTATGGCTTCTTTAACCACTAATGCCAACGGGAAACGTATTGCACTATTCCATCTGATTACCAGCGTAATTGGCGCAGTATCATTTTTGATTATTCTAATTCTTTTCAGAACACCCATTATCGGCATATTTGAAAGTTTATTTCCTGGAAGACCCCAGTTTAGCCTTGCAACATACAATCTGATTTATAATAGTAATTACACCTTGGTGCTGCTTGTATTTATCGACCCATTAGTTGATTTTGTGACAAGTTTGGTGAAAGATAAGCAAGAGAAGCTGGAAGAAGTATCGTATATTGATGAGCGTTTCTTACAGACTCCGGCGGTTGCCATTGAACAAGCATTGAGAGAGTTGTATGATATGGCGATTCTCGCAAAGGAAAACCTTGATCGTTCATTTTCTTCATTGGTTAACGAAGATATGAGTGAAAGTAAAAAAATTGCCGAGACTGAATATCGTATTGATTTCTTAACCAATAAAATCACAAGTTTTTTAATTAAAATTTCCTCAGTTACTAAATTCGCTGGTGACGAAAAACTGATTGGCGGATTGCATCATGTAACAAACGACATTGAGAGGCTGGGCGATTACGCAGTTCTTTTGGCAAAAGAAACTAATTATATGAAAGAAAATAATGTGAAATTTTTAGATCAGACCAAAGAAGAGCTTAACAAAATTTACACACATATATCCGAAATGTTCGACTTAGGGTTTGATGCATTTACAAAGCGAAGAACCAAAAACTTCAAAATAATTTCAAACATCCATAAGGAAACTAAGAAATTAATATCTACTACCCGTGACGAACATGTGGTACGCCTAAGTTCCGAAATGTACCCTGTTGAGGTATCAAAAAGCATTTATAACGTCTTGTTTTCATTACAAAGAATATCGGATCATATTGTGAATATTGCTTATTCGGTTCGATCCACCACTGGAAGTAAAACAGAAGCTTTGCAAGCCATTGAAAGAGAAATGAAGAAAGCTGGAAGATAATAGGGGAAATCCAAGCCACAGGCAAAACTTAAAACTATTTTTGAAAAGTTTTATAGGCCGGATTCTGCTCGCTCAACAAACATTTGCGGTGCAGGGCTTGGTTTGGTCATTTATAAAAAAGGCATTATAAGAAAATCTTAAGAAATTTATAAGATGAAGTTTAAACATGGCTTTTTATTTTGTGATTAAATAAGTATCATCACAGAATAAGGAGCTGTTTTATTATGGAACGAAAAGTAAGAAAGAAAAAATCAAGAATACGCAGATTTGTAAAGTTTCTGATGATGGTCGTCATTGCTGTTTTTGCTTATAGATCCTTTATCACACAAGGAAGCAATCAAATTTCTGAGATAGAGTATGAGGATAGATTCCCTTCGATTCCTCTGTCTAAAGAACCTGATTTTACTGCTTTTATATCTTCCGATCAGTTATACAGTTCGAATGGGATTTTGATACGGTTTACCGATGATGCTGTTTTGATGGAAAAAAACAGTGAAGAAAAAATCTATCCTGCGTCATTGACTAAAATGATGACAGTCCTTGTTGCGATAGAGAATTTACCTGATTTGGATGAAAAAATTAAAATTACCTGGTCCATGTTTGAAGGACTGTACGAAGCAAATGCGTCTATGGCAGGCTTCCAGGCAGGGGAAGAGGTAAGGGCAATCGATCTATTGTACGGAGTCATGCTGCCCAGCGGAGCAGAGAGCTGTATTGCCCTGGCTGACTATATAGCGGGATCAGAAGAGAATTTTGTACGATTAATGAATCAAAAGGCAAAGGAGCTTGGCATGACAGATACCCATTTTGAAAATACGACGGGACTCCACAGTGAAAACCACTATACAACAGTCAAAGATCTGGCTGTTCTTTTAAGAAATGCTCTGAAGAATGCTGCCTTCAGAGATATTTTTACTACATTTTGTTATTCTGTACCACCTACGAATAAGCATCCTGATGGGATAACCTTTTACAGCACCATGTTTGAAAGACTTGGTATTCAAAGCATTGTTGACGGAGAAATTTTAGGAGGAAAAACTGGATATACAGATGAAGCTGGTCTATGCCTTGCAAGTCTTGCAAAAGTGGGTGAGGAAGAATATATTCTTATTACAACCGGTGCAAAAGGAAATCATTTTTCGGAACAGTATCATATTGCTGATGCATTAACTGTGTACAACAGCATAGGAAAAAAATAATTATAGGCACCTATAAGTAATGTGTGGGTATATACCGGGCAATGGATAATCTGCATTTATCAGGGTTAAGAGTATAATACGGAAGAATAGATTTCATGGAGGAGCATACATGGAAAAAAACAATCAAGTTAAATTTACACTTGGATTATTTGCAGTATATTTATTAGTTTTAATTTGGATTATTTTATTTAAAATGCAATTTTCTTTTAATACTTTACCACATTTTAGAGGACTGAATTTAATACCTTTTGCAGGCTCTGTTGTTAGAGACAATCAGCTGGATTATAATGAGATCCTATTAAATGTTTTGATATTCATACCTTTTGGACTGTATCTGAGTATGACAAAACTTAATTGGTCGTTTTGGAAAAGAACAATCTTAATAGCAAGTGTCAGTCTATTATTTGAACTATTACAATTTATATTTGCTATTGGAGGGGCTGATATAACAGATTTGATTGGCAACACCCTTGGAGGGACTATAGGGATAGGAGTATATACTGTATCTACTAAAATATTGAAAGAGAAAACAAACCAAATTTTAAATATTTTAGCCTTGATCGGAACGATATGTATTCTATTATTAGGAATCATCGCCATGAGATTTATTACTTTTAAATTTTAAATATGGAATCAATATAAAGGGCCAGGATTAAGTGTATAGGCTGAAACTCACAGATTTAGTTGTAAATGTGGACAAACAGGCGCCATTTAAGGTCTATATTAAGAAAGTCTTAAGATTTTCAACAGAAAAAGTAGCAAAAAGGATTGGCGTTTTTGGTATAATCATTATGGGGATATATACTGTAAAGAAAGAAGTTGATGTTTTTGAACATAAATATTTTAATTGTTGATGATGAACAGGCTATTGCCGATTTGGTTGAAGTTTATCTCAAAAATGAGAACTATAATGTTTTTAAATTTTATAACGGCAGAGATGCGCTTCATTGTATTGAGGATAAAAAAATAGACCTTGCCATTTTAGATGTTATGCTTCCCGATATAGACGGTTTTTCAATCTGTCAGAAAATCCGGGAAAGACATACATTCCCTGTGATTATGCTGACTGCAAAAGAAGAAGAAATTGATAAAATTACCGGACTGACCCTGGGTGCGGATGATTACGTAACAAAACCTTTTAAGCCGTTAGAGCTTGTTGCCCGTGTTAAAGCACAGCTGCGAAGATTTATCAAATACAATACTACTGAACCATTACGAGAAGATAAGATCATTGCATTTGCAGGTTTATTTTTAAATAGGGACACTCGCGAGTGCACACTGAACGAAAAGCCCCTCTATTTAACGCCTACAGAGTTTTCTATTCTATGGGTTCTGGCTTCCAATCGAGGACGGGTGGTAAGTTCTGAAGAGCTGTTTCAAGAGGTATGGGGAGAAAAGTATTACACCAACAGCAATAATACAGTAATGGTTCATATACGGCATTTAAGAGAAAAAATGGGCGATAATGCGGAGCACCCCAAATACATCAAAACGGTTTGGGGGGTTGGCTATAAAATTGAAAAGTAAGAGCGATAAGAGAAGGAATGACTATACAAAATTAAAAAGGAAACTATTTTTTCAAATGCTTTTGATTACAGTTACTGCTGCTGCAACCGTTTATCTGCTGCGCAATATTCTGCGCGGCCAGATTGGAGATCGTATTGTCCAATTTCTAATCCATGTGTTTCGTTTTGATTATTCGATTGCATACACAATATATCAGGTGGTATTTCGCAACAATTTGGATACGATCCTTTTTGTTGTAACTCTGATATTTTTGATTATCTTTTTCCGATTTTCTATCTCTTGGTTTACACAATATTTTGATGAGCTTAGCATTGGAATGGATCAGCTTTTAGAGGAATCCGATGAGGAAATTACATTAGCACCAGAGTTAGATTTTATGGAAAATAAGCTTAACCAGATTAAAAGGAATATTGAAAAACAAAAGAAAGCCGCCCTTGATGCCGAGAAGCGCAAAAATGATTTAGTCGTTTACTTGGCTCACGATTTAAAGACACCTTTGACTTCTGTTATTGGATATTTGAGTCTTCTCAATGAAGCGCCAGATATGCCGCCTGAACAGAAGGCAAAATATGTAGGAATTACTTTGGAAAAAGCCTATCGCTTAGAGCAGCTTATTAATGAGTTTTTTGAAATCACAAGGTTCAATCTTCAAACGATTGTTTTAAATAAAGAAAAAATAAATTTACTTTTTATGCTCCAGCAGATGGCGGATGAATTCTATCCCATACTTACGCCACAAGGGAAGCAGGTATCAGTTCATGCGCCAGAGGGGCTTACTTTATGGGGAGATCCAGACAAACTCGCCCGTGTATTTAATAACATTTTGAAAAATGCGATAGCCTATAGCTATGAAAACAGCACCATTGAGATTTCTGCTAAACAAGAGGACAATTATATCGTAATATCTTTTACCAATCAGGGAAATCCAATCCCACAGGCAAAGCTTGACACCATTTTTGAGAAATTTTATCGCTTAGATTCCGCACGCTCCACAAACACTGGCGGAGCAGGACTTGGTTTAGCCATTGCCAAAGAAATTGTTAACGCCCACGAAGGGACAATCTCTGTAGAAAGCAACACAGAAAATACTGTATTTACAGTGAAGCTTCCGATATGAAAAATGCACTATAAGAAATTTATAAGATGAAATTCAAACACAACTTTTTATTTTGGGATTAAATATGTATCATCCACGGAAGACTTCTTTATTGATAAAAATTTAATCATAAAATTTTTAAATTAGCGAAAAATAATATGCAAAAATAAAGTCCTGTTTAGCAAAAAAGCAGGACTTTTTTACTCCCTACTTTCATCATAATGTGATATAATAATATAAAAATTTAGAATGTTAAATACTTTTACGGAGGATAATGCTATGAGTAACAATTATTCGGGAAGTTCAAGACAAATTCTGATTATCGGAAGCGGAGCAGCAGGACATTCAGCAGCAAAGGCAGCCAGAGCACAGGACCCAGAGGCTAACATAATTATATTTGGTGAAGAAAATCGCTTACCTTATTATAGGCTTCGTTTATGTGAGTACATTGGCAAGAATGTAGACTACGATGAAATTAAAATTAATAAAGATGAATGGTTTGAGAAAAACAGAATTCAGGTTGAGTTATCCTCAAAAGTTACAGCAATAGATCCCGAGGCTAAGAAAATCAGTGTAAATGGCAAAGAGTATAATTATGATTGCCTGGTACTGGCTACTGGCAGTACGCCGATTATGCCTCCTTTTAAGGGTAAGGAACTTTCGGGTGTCCATACTATGTGGACTTGGGAGGATATTGTAGAAATTAATAAGAGTCTTATGAGTGCCAAAAAGGCAGTTGTGATTGGTGGTGGACTGCTGGGACTTGAGGCCGCACATAAAATCTCTGAGATGGGCATTGATGTATCATTGATCGAAGGGATGCCAAGACTTTTGCCCAAACAACTGGATGAGGAAGGTTCAGAAATATTTAGAGAGAAGGTACAAAGTTTAGGTATATCCGTGTATTGTGGGAAATCTGTGACCGGATTTGAAGGGGATCATAATGGACATGTTACACAAGTGCGCATGGCAGATGAGACGTTGCTTGAAGCCGATGTTGTGATTGTATCGGTTGGTGTTGCACCTAATACTGCTGTATTCCAAAATACTGGTATGAGTATAAACCGATTTGTGAATGTTAATGAAAAAATGGAGACAAGCATTAAGGATATCTATGCGGCAGGGGACGTAGCGTGCGTCAACGGCAGATGGTTTGGACAATGGTCAGTAGCTGGCAAACAGGGACAGGTTGCGGGAACAAATGCCGCAGGAGGAAATGCTGTCTACAAAACAACGGACGTTCCTTATATACTTGCCACCATGGGAACAAGAGTAGTATGTTCAGGGGATATGGGGATTACTCAGTCGGATCATTCTGGAGAAGCTTATGAAATAGACCAAAAGATTGACAAAGAACAATTTAACTATTCCAAACTTGTATTCCGCAACGGGGTGTTGGTTGGATATATTCTTGTTGGGGAACCGGCAAAAGCTTTCAATAAACTTCAGCAACTGATGAATACCAGTGTGAGTGTTGAAACTATAAATAATATTTTATATAATGGATAATTCTTTCAAGTCAATTAAAGACTAAGAATTTTTGCTAATGAGGCACTCTATGGGATATATGCATAGAGTGCCTGATTTAGCCTTATTGGCGTACATAGACACAATGGATGGGCGTATATTGTGAGAATTTTATCTTTGAAATTTGATGAGGTTAGACCAACAGATAAGGAGAATGATATGAATATTGGATATTTGCACAAACTTTTATCTCGTACGGATGAGATAAAAGTAATAGGGAAAAATGTTAAAATAGACGGTGTTATCTGTAATGTTATGGGAATAGTACACCATGATATGGAGATGCAACTCTTAATTTTACAATATGACGAGAGTTATCAGCAGAGGATTGAGGAAAGTGAAGGGGCAGAACTGTTTGATGCTCCAAACACTCCAGAGAGTAATAGGATGATGCTGCACATTGACAG
The genomic region above belongs to Defluviitalea saccharophila and contains:
- a CDS encoding hydrolase, translated to MNHITREEALDLLKKYNKELFHIQHALTVEAVMKWYAKELGYGDEADYWGIVGLLHDIDFELYPDEHCLKAPELLREAGVGEDIIHSVVSHGYGITVGCGATIDVVPEHEMEKVLFAADELTGLIWAAALMRPSKSTKDMELKSLKKKYKSKGFAAGCSREVIERGAELLGWELDKLLSMTLQAMADSEDVINQQLQ
- a CDS encoding DUF2812 domain-containing protein gives rise to the protein MGETKLKIRFYTIADFKEEEIWLREEHKKGWKLTKMVPPYFYHFEKCPPEDVIYRLDFRNNKENEDYMQMVQDYGWEYLGHCVGWLYFRKSTSSITNENDGEIFSDNTSRANMISHIMKTRMLPLLIIFLSCVIPNTLKMFDSAVSAVFTVFWSLMLVLYIYLLVHCSLKLRALKKDLE
- a CDS encoding PadR family transcriptional regulator, giving the protein MNDKIRRIYIPMTETGFYILFCLQKPQHGYGISQQVKQMTNGEVTISPGTMYGTLSKMEKDGLIEFFCEENKRKLYKITSLGQEILNIEISRIERLYKNSREEI
- a CDS encoding helix-turn-helix transcriptional regulator, whose translation is MKNRLRKLREQKGLTQEQLGEIVGVSRQAINAIETEKFEPSIWLAYDISQVFGCTIEEVFLFEESPRKSRADSSRRRNTNGNKKLAI
- the def gene encoding peptide deformylase — translated: MAIRNLRYNNDSILRKRCKEVTQIDDKIRQILEDMMDTLHHTENGAALAANQIGILKRLVVIDYCGYTLKLINPQIIESSGVQECIEGCLSFPNRFVKTIRPQKVTVRALNENGEEIIVTGEDKMAKCFCHELEHLDGEIFLDKAIEEIEI
- a CDS encoding methyl-accepting chemotaxis protein yields the protein MQQDHYNVQRVHRVNILITIVLVFLICIPVVLTRGITGAMAIIIAGLSVLIMSVIVYFLPIKNYVKGFCLSLLPCIVIIALFVADGYSLNKHYIILLTIAMVTLYFKKELILLLGLLIDMAYIFLFFSFPESLLGINKDLRGFFTVFFIINAIIILLYLLTKWGRQLIKDAYQKELEAENLVNKLTSAFNSIEEVSDLLDEHITSFKNDINTIYHSSKGIIESVEQMSNCIQEEAESGNIINDSMSQSVTKMGETINISKNIVMESQSMNAKVQEGWHKINQVTNYMDTVGSTISTTTLTVSDLQMSLERVNDLLNSIQAISNQTNLLALNAAIESARAGEHGKGFAVVAEEVRKLAEQSSRITSDIAEVTTELSNKSKEAQEQSIQGEASITEGRRLLKEISAYFEEIKNAYKNIDKGLSNGINEIALTVDNFARIQNQIENVSAISQQNAAATEEIISTVENEHSLITSINTAVAEIKELSQKLREMTKN
- a CDS encoding Na/Pi cotransporter family protein yields the protein MEKSAGSGIRNLFKKFNKDRILNYGIGIGATALVQSSSATSIMTVGLAHANIVTVKQGAGFILGAKVGTTLTAFLFALSGIGKGSFNISYVFSAIAFVGVMIVFATSNETLNKIAPLLIGFGMLFIGMEVMETAIGGADSMLSIQLSKVFQYDIMQNPILLVILGILFTGIIQSSTAATGVFIAFLATGVIHSIDQSFFLVMGANIGTCIDGIMASLTTNANGKRIALFHLITSVIGAVSFLIILILFRTPIIGIFESLFPGRPQFSLATYNLIYNSNYTLVLLVFIDPLVDFVTSLVKDKQEKLEEVSYIDERFLQTPAVAIEQALRELYDMAILAKENLDRSFSSLVNEDMSESKKIAETEYRIDFLTNKITSFLIKISSVTKFAGDEKLIGGLHHVTNDIERLGDYAVLLAKETNYMKENNVKFLDQTKEELNKIYTHISEMFDLGFDAFTKRRTKNFKIISNIHKETKKLISTTRDEHVVRLSSEMYPVEVSKSIYNVLFSLQRISDHIVNIAYSVRSTTGSKTEALQAIEREMKKAGR
- a CDS encoding D-alanyl-D-alanine carboxypeptidase family protein; its protein translation is MERKVRKKKSRIRRFVKFLMMVVIAVFAYRSFITQGSNQISEIEYEDRFPSIPLSKEPDFTAFISSDQLYSSNGILIRFTDDAVLMEKNSEEKIYPASLTKMMTVLVAIENLPDLDEKIKITWSMFEGLYEANASMAGFQAGEEVRAIDLLYGVMLPSGAESCIALADYIAGSEENFVRLMNQKAKELGMTDTHFENTTGLHSENHYTTVKDLAVLLRNALKNAAFRDIFTTFCYSVPPTNKHPDGITFYSTMFERLGIQSIVDGEILGGKTGYTDEAGLCLASLAKVGEEEYILITTGAKGNHFSEQYHIADALTVYNSIGKK
- a CDS encoding VanZ family protein, coding for MEKNNQVKFTLGLFAVYLLVLIWIILFKMQFSFNTLPHFRGLNLIPFAGSVVRDNQLDYNEILLNVLIFIPFGLYLSMTKLNWSFWKRTILIASVSLLFELLQFIFAIGGADITDLIGNTLGGTIGIGVYTVSTKILKEKTNQILNILALIGTICILLLGIIAMRFITFKF